One Actinomycetota bacterium DNA window includes the following coding sequences:
- a CDS encoding serine protease translates to MTLRRTVATVAAALAAAASLAAVPPAADPWAWTLDGRDCSLIAPVPAEVMETMPVETGPCPGVRPGARVVIGGGGCTMNFLFEGWRIVKDKRVFAGRYIGTAGHCVFDEGADNVEQTWSASSGPVARDAAGNRIGSVVYAILKDPKDFALIRLDSGVEASAQMCHWGGPVSLSRDIVKQPVTLRQSGQGDIYGSTIPGRTHWAGSMASSDHVFATGPAIYGDSGSPVITQDGKAVGVLVGGGVFTSVRTDAVDAGIISITRLGPQADRAQSKLGLVDLFLQTAPLANVDDGV, encoded by the coding sequence ATGACGCTGCGTCGCACGGTCGCGACCGTCGCTGCGGCGCTCGCTGCGGCCGCCAGCCTGGCTGCCGTCCCGCCCGCAGCCGATCCGTGGGCGTGGACGCTGGATGGCCGCGACTGCTCGCTCATCGCCCCGGTCCCCGCCGAGGTGATGGAGACGATGCCGGTCGAGACCGGGCCCTGCCCGGGGGTCCGACCCGGCGCCCGCGTGGTCATCGGCGGCGGCGGCTGCACCATGAACTTCCTGTTCGAGGGGTGGCGCATCGTCAAGGATAAGAGGGTCTTCGCCGGGCGCTACATCGGCACCGCCGGGCACTGCGTGTTCGACGAGGGCGCGGACAACGTCGAGCAGACGTGGTCAGCCAGCTCCGGCCCGGTGGCCCGCGACGCGGCCGGCAACCGCATCGGCAGCGTGGTGTACGCCATCCTCAAGGACCCCAAGGACTTCGCGCTCATCCGCCTGGACAGCGGCGTCGAAGCCAGTGCCCAGATGTGCCACTGGGGCGGGCCGGTCAGCCTCAGTCGCGACATCGTCAAGCAGCCCGTCACGCTCCGCCAGAGCGGCCAGGGCGACATCTACGGCTCGACCATCCCGGGCCGCACCCACTGGGCCGGGTCGATGGCCAGCAGCGACCACGTGTTCGCAACGGGGCCAGCGATCTACGGCGATTCCGGCAGCCCCGTGATCACCCAGGACGGCAAAGCCGTGGGCGTACTGGTCGGCGGTGGCGTATTCACGAGCGTCCGGACGGATGCCGTGGACGCGGGAATCATCTCGATCACCCGCCTGGGGCCGCAGGCCGACCGCGCCCAGTCGAAGCTCGGGCTCGTGGATCTGTTCCTGCAGACCGCCCCGCTCGCGAACGTCGACGACGGGGTGTGA
- a CDS encoding NAD(P)/FAD-dependent oxidoreductase, which translates to MSERYDAVVVGSGPNGLTAAVALARADRHVLVLEGADTVGGGTRSAELTLPGFTHDVCSAAHPMGISSPYLRTLPLEEHGLRWLHAEVPLAHPLDHGVAAVMRRELDVTAEGLGGDGAPWRRTLEPFVRRFDALLEDITRPMVQIPRHPFLLARFGLLGLRSAAGIARRFRTDGARALMAGIAAHAVLPLEHLLSASAFLMLGAAGHAYGWPVAAGGSQAIADALTALLRDLGGQVRTGAPVRTMADIPPADAVVFDTNPAQLLAIVGDDVPSTYARRLRRYRRGPGAFKVDYALDGPVPWLADECAGAGTVHLGGTFEELTRAERAVARGEVVDRPFVLAVQASAADPSRAPDGKHTLWTYCHVPNGWDGDATDRIERQIERYAPGFRDLVLARHVFRPADLEAYNPNYVGGDFAGGASDGLQLFARPVLSPDPYATPIDGVYLCSAATPPGGGVHGMGGFHAARSLLKRQGGKRWR; encoded by the coding sequence GTGAGCGAACGCTACGACGCGGTCGTCGTGGGCTCGGGGCCCAACGGGCTCACCGCCGCGGTCGCGCTGGCGCGCGCGGACCGTCACGTCCTGGTGCTCGAGGGGGCCGACACCGTGGGGGGCGGCACACGCTCCGCGGAACTCACGCTGCCGGGCTTCACCCACGACGTCTGTTCCGCCGCCCACCCGATGGGGATCTCGTCGCCGTACCTGCGCACGCTGCCGCTGGAGGAGCACGGGCTGCGGTGGCTGCACGCCGAGGTCCCCCTCGCGCACCCGCTCGACCACGGAGTTGCCGCCGTGATGCGCCGGGAGCTCGACGTCACGGCCGAGGGGCTCGGTGGTGACGGGGCGCCCTGGCGGCGCACGCTCGAGCCGTTCGTGCGTCGCTTCGACGCGCTGCTCGAGGACATCACCCGACCGATGGTGCAGATCCCGCGGCATCCCTTCCTGCTGGCCCGCTTCGGGCTGCTGGGACTGCGCTCGGCGGCGGGGATCGCCCGGCGCTTCCGCACCGACGGGGCACGTGCGCTGATGGCCGGCATCGCGGCGCACGCGGTCCTGCCGCTGGAGCACCTGCTGAGCGCGTCCGCCTTCCTCATGCTGGGCGCGGCAGGGCACGCGTACGGCTGGCCGGTCGCGGCAGGTGGCTCGCAGGCCATCGCGGATGCGCTGACCGCGCTGCTGCGCGACCTCGGCGGCCAGGTCCGCACCGGGGCGCCCGTGCGTACGATGGCCGACATCCCCCCTGCGGACGCCGTCGTGTTCGACACCAACCCGGCCCAGCTGCTGGCCATCGTGGGGGACGACGTGCCGAGCACCTACGCCAGACGGCTCCGGCGCTACCGCCGTGGGCCCGGCGCGTTCAAGGTCGACTACGCCCTTGACGGTCCGGTCCCGTGGCTCGCCGACGAGTGCGCCGGTGCCGGCACCGTCCACCTCGGCGGCACCTTCGAGGAGCTGACTCGCGCCGAGCGGGCGGTCGCACGCGGCGAGGTGGTCGACCGCCCGTTCGTGCTCGCGGTGCAGGCCAGCGCGGCGGACCCTTCGCGCGCCCCGGACGGCAAGCACACCCTGTGGACCTACTGCCACGTCCCCAACGGGTGGGACGGCGACGCGACCGACCGCATCGAGCGCCAGATCGAGCGTTACGCCCCTGGGTTCCGCGACCTCGTCCTCGCCCGACACGTGTTCCGCCCCGCCGACCTCGAGGCCTACAACCCCAACTACGTCGGAGGCGACTTCGCGGGCGGGGCGTCGGACGGTCTCCAGCTGTTCGCGCGTCCCGTGCTGTCACCGGACCCGTACGCCACGCCGATCGACGGCGTCTACCTGTGCTCGGCCGCGACGCCGCCTGGAGGTGGCGTGCACGGCATGGGCGGCTTCCACGCTGCGCGGTCCCTGCTCAAGCGTCAGGGGGGCAAGCGGTGGAGGTGA
- a CDS encoding adenylosuccinate synthase, which produces MPATIIVGAQWGDEGKGKATDLLADQTDLVVRYQGGNNAGHTVIVGDEVFKLHLIPSGVLYPHVTPIIGDGVVVDPAVLLHELEELDAKGIDASRRLRVSGNAHLIMPYHRELDLLIERRLGSAKLGTTKRGIGPAYADKAARVGLRFQDLFDENIFRQKLEAALELKNQMLSRLYNRLPMDATEIADEYLGYADSLRDQLADTTALIHEALEAGRGVILEGAQGTLLDLDHGTYPFVTSSNPVAGGALTGAGIGPRHVDRVIGITKAYITRVGSGPFPTELDGDIAERMVRTGGEYGTTTGRRRRVGWFDGVLARYATRVNGLTDIFLTKLDVLSEFDTIRVAVAYRYEGEQYEHFPPHQTIFHHAEPVYVDLPGWRTDITEVQTYEQLPPEARSLVEFIEDQGRVPVSWVSVGPKRSQTLERVAAPVGLSS; this is translated from the coding sequence GTGCCCGCGACCATCATCGTCGGAGCCCAGTGGGGCGACGAGGGCAAGGGAAAGGCCACCGACCTGCTGGCCGACCAGACCGATCTCGTCGTGCGCTACCAGGGCGGCAACAACGCCGGCCACACCGTCATCGTGGGTGACGAGGTCTTCAAGCTGCACCTCATCCCCTCGGGAGTGCTCTACCCCCACGTCACGCCGATCATCGGCGACGGCGTGGTCGTCGACCCCGCGGTCCTGCTGCACGAGCTCGAGGAGCTCGACGCGAAGGGGATCGACGCGAGCCGACGCCTGCGCGTCAGCGGCAACGCGCACCTGATCATGCCCTACCATCGCGAGCTCGATCTGCTCATCGAACGGCGGCTCGGCAGTGCCAAGCTCGGCACGACCAAGCGCGGCATCGGCCCCGCCTACGCCGACAAGGCCGCACGGGTGGGGCTGCGCTTCCAGGACCTGTTCGACGAGAACATCTTCCGCCAGAAGCTCGAGGCCGCCCTCGAGCTCAAGAACCAGATGCTGTCACGGCTGTACAACCGGCTGCCGATGGACGCGACCGAGATCGCCGACGAGTACCTCGGCTACGCCGACAGCCTCCGGGACCAGCTGGCCGACACGACCGCGCTGATCCACGAGGCGCTCGAAGCCGGACGCGGCGTCATCCTCGAGGGAGCCCAGGGCACGCTGCTCGACCTCGACCACGGCACCTACCCCTTCGTGACGTCATCCAACCCGGTTGCGGGCGGGGCGCTGACGGGCGCGGGCATCGGGCCTCGCCACGTCGACCGCGTGATCGGGATCACCAAGGCCTACATCACGCGCGTGGGGTCGGGGCCCTTCCCCACCGAACTCGACGGCGACATCGCCGAGCGGATGGTACGCACCGGCGGTGAGTACGGCACGACGACCGGCCGGCGTCGCCGGGTCGGATGGTTCGACGGGGTCCTCGCTCGCTACGCGACGCGGGTCAACGGTCTCACGGACATCTTCCTCACCAAGCTCGACGTCCTGAGCGAGTTCGACACCATCCGGGTCGCCGTCGCCTACCGGTACGAGGGCGAGCAGTACGAGCACTTCCCGCCTCACCAGACCATCTTCCACCACGCCGAGCCGGTGTACGTCGACCTGCCCGGTTGGCGCACCGACATCACCGAGGTGCAGACCTACGAGCAGCTGCCGCCGGAAGCTCGGTCTCTCGTCGAGTTCATCGAGGACCAGGGGAGGGTCCCGGTCTCGTGGGTGTCGGTCGGCCCCAAGCGGTCGCAGACGCTCGAACGGGTCGCTGCGCCGGTCGGCCTGTCGAGCTGA
- a CDS encoding GNAT family N-acetyltransferase: MEVITLADDRAREWSRAFYHAFSEVGTKDETLDALTYYVDPDRRWGVLDERDRITGTCGVFATDLAVPGGRVLPCAAVTAVGVLPTHRRRRIATALMTHHLRDSRDRGEPVSLLEASEATIYRRFGYGAATLRMRGSVTRGGSTFASQRDAVGDFELLAAVEASEVLPALYDHARRDRPGEIGRTAGLWAALFTDPEEEYGDEGPRQDVVHRGADGEPDGFVTYRVKSKWGDAMSQAVLTVEEIQAADPKVAAALWRYVFDIDLMATVQSWYLTPDDPLRWLLADPRQLRCTALADGEWIRILDLEAALTGRGYLADGTLVLDIHDPLFDDLGGTWRLHIEDGVGAVERTATPAQLRVGIDTVGALYLGGMSARTLADAGRIEVLDPAAVVSADRLFAGERYPRNSTAF, from the coding sequence GTGGAGGTGATCACGCTCGCCGACGACCGCGCGCGGGAGTGGAGCCGTGCCTTCTACCACGCGTTCAGTGAGGTCGGGACGAAGGACGAGACCCTGGACGCGCTGACCTACTACGTCGATCCCGATCGGCGCTGGGGCGTGCTCGACGAGCGGGACCGCATCACGGGCACGTGTGGCGTGTTCGCCACCGACCTGGCCGTTCCCGGCGGACGCGTGCTCCCCTGCGCCGCCGTGACCGCCGTCGGTGTCCTGCCGACCCACCGCCGGCGCCGCATCGCGACCGCGCTCATGACCCACCACCTCCGCGACTCGAGGGATCGCGGCGAACCGGTGTCCCTGCTGGAGGCATCCGAGGCGACCATCTACCGCCGCTTCGGCTACGGCGCGGCGACGCTGCGGATGCGCGGCTCTGTGACTCGCGGCGGCTCCACCTTCGCCTCTCAGCGTGACGCGGTCGGAGACTTCGAGCTGTTGGCGGCGGTCGAGGCGAGCGAGGTGCTGCCGGCCCTCTACGACCACGCCCGCCGCGACCGGCCGGGCGAGATCGGCCGGACGGCGGGACTGTGGGCGGCGTTGTTCACCGACCCCGAGGAGGAGTACGGCGACGAGGGTCCCCGCCAGGACGTGGTGCACCGCGGCGCCGACGGCGAGCCCGACGGTTTCGTGACCTACCGCGTTAAGAGCAAGTGGGGTGACGCCATGTCGCAGGCGGTGCTGACCGTGGAGGAGATCCAGGCCGCCGACCCCAAGGTCGCTGCCGCGCTCTGGAGGTACGTGTTCGACATCGACCTGATGGCGACGGTCCAGAGCTGGTACCTCACGCCCGACGACCCGCTGCGGTGGCTGCTCGCCGATCCGCGCCAGCTGCGCTGCACCGCCCTCGCCGACGGCGAATGGATCCGGATCCTCGACCTCGAGGCGGCGCTGACCGGTCGCGGCTACCTCGCCGACGGCACGCTCGTCCTCGACATCCACGACCCCCTGTTCGATGACCTCGGGGGCACGTGGCGTCTCCACATCGAGGACGGCGTCGGCGCGGTCGAGCGCACCGCTACCCCAGCGCAGCTGCGGGTGGGGATCGACACGGTCGGGGCGCTCTACCTCGGTGGGATGAGCGCCCGCACCCTCGCCGACGCGGGTCGGATCGAGGTGCTCGATCCCGCCGCCGTCGTCAGCGCCGACCGGCTCTTCGCCGGCGAGCGGTACCCGCGCAACTCCACCGCCTTCTGA
- the purE gene encoding 5-(carboxyamino)imidazole ribonucleotide mutase, with protein MTQAQVGIVMGSKTDMPVMEKAAKLLEEFGVEHTIDVMSAHRQPRTVSEWASSAAENGYRVLIAGAGRAAHLPGVVAAHTTLPVIGVPCLSDHLGGADALYSIVQMPSGVPVATVGIDNAKNAALLAIQILALSDDELASKLADHKAEQAGEGPASDRKLGFQVD; from the coding sequence ATGACCCAGGCTCAGGTCGGCATCGTCATGGGTTCGAAGACCGATATGCCGGTGATGGAGAAGGCGGCGAAGCTGCTCGAGGAGTTCGGCGTCGAGCACACCATCGACGTCATGTCGGCACACCGTCAGCCGCGCACGGTGTCGGAGTGGGCGTCCAGCGCGGCCGAGAACGGCTACCGCGTGCTGATCGCGGGGGCGGGGCGCGCCGCCCACCTCCCCGGAGTCGTGGCGGCTCACACGACCCTGCCCGTCATCGGCGTCCCGTGCCTGTCCGATCACCTCGGTGGCGCCGACGCCCTCTACTCGATCGTGCAGATGCCCTCCGGCGTGCCGGTCGCGACGGTGGGGATCGACAACGCCAAGAACGCGGCGCTGCTCGCCATCCAGATCCTCGCACTGTCCGACGACGAGCTCGCCAGCAAGCTCGCCGATCACAAGGCCGAGCAGGCCGGCGAGGGCCCTGCCTCCGATCGCAAGCTCGGCTTCCAGGTCGACTAG
- a CDS encoding DUF2090 domain-containing protein, with protein sequence MTLGYDGRLFILAFDHRGSFKKMFGVTGDPTDDEYAKLRDAKRIVFEGFQAALDQGVPRDAAGILVDEEMGADIARSAKDQGIQFAMPVEKSGQPVFDFEYGEDFGKHIEDFDPTFSKVLVRWNPGDPQEEKDEQGPRLKRLGEWLHDNDRKYLFELLVPATDADLERVGGDKDRYDREVRPEITIQTIEQIQAAGVEPDIWKIEGLDRQEDCEKLAETIRRDGRDGVIAVVLGRGADTERVDHWLRMGAPVDGYNGFAIGRSIWSDEVKAHLAGDKTREEATAAIGANFKRFIDVYNGTEGS encoded by the coding sequence ATGACGCTGGGCTACGACGGCCGCCTGTTCATCCTCGCGTTCGACCACCGCGGCAGCTTCAAGAAGATGTTCGGCGTGACGGGTGACCCCACCGATGACGAGTACGCCAAGCTCCGCGACGCCAAGCGGATCGTCTTCGAGGGCTTCCAGGCCGCCCTCGACCAGGGCGTTCCGAGGGACGCCGCCGGCATCCTCGTCGACGAGGAGATGGGTGCCGACATCGCCCGCTCCGCCAAGGACCAGGGCATCCAGTTCGCGATGCCGGTCGAGAAGTCGGGCCAGCCGGTCTTCGACTTCGAGTACGGCGAGGACTTCGGCAAGCACATCGAGGACTTCGACCCAACCTTCTCGAAGGTGCTGGTGCGCTGGAACCCCGGCGATCCCCAGGAGGAGAAGGACGAGCAAGGCCCGCGGTTGAAGCGCCTCGGCGAGTGGCTGCACGACAACGACCGCAAGTACCTGTTCGAGCTGCTCGTCCCCGCGACCGATGCCGACCTGGAACGCGTGGGCGGCGACAAGGACCGCTACGACCGTGAGGTGCGGCCCGAGATCACCATCCAGACGATCGAGCAGATCCAGGCTGCCGGCGTCGAGCCCGACATCTGGAAGATCGAGGGTCTCGACCGCCAGGAGGACTGCGAGAAGCTCGCCGAGACGATCCGTCGCGACGGGCGTGATGGCGTCATCGCGGTCGTGCTCGGGCGGGGCGCCGACACCGAGCGGGTGGACCACTGGCTGCGGATGGGAGCCCCGGTCGACGGCTACAACGGCTTCGCCATCGGTCGCTCCATCTGGTCCGACGAGGTCAAGGCGCACCTCGCGGGTGACAAGACGCGTGAGGAAGCCACGGCGGCCATCGGTGCCAACTTCAAGCGCTTCATCGACGTCTACAACGGCACCGAGGGGTCCTGA
- the purD gene encoding phosphoribosylamine--glycine ligase — MRVLVVGGGGREHALAWRLATSASVTSVETAPGNAGTDQLGPTHPIDTTSPHEVAGLAERRGADLVVIGPEAPLVAGVADELRRRAIPVFGPSADAARIEGSKAYAKDVMAAAGVPTGSYGAFTDAAAAKETLEGYAPPYVVKADGLAAGKGVRICPTLDEAHRAVDDAIVHQQFGEAGSRVVIEEYLDGPEASVFGIAAGREVVLLSPSRDFKRALDGDGGPNTGGMGAYTPLQDLPEPAALVDLVFRPVLAELAERGTPYHGLLYAGLVLTATGPQVLEFNCRFGDPETQVVVPRIAGDFGEVLRTAADGDVSGLHIDTHEDAFVTVVLASGGYPEAYETGRRIDGLDDAGGVAGATVFHAGTRREDGDIVTAGGRVLAVTGRGLDVASARATAYEAADHIRWPGQHRRNDIAQEVAG, encoded by the coding sequence GTGCGTGTCCTGGTCGTGGGCGGTGGGGGGCGCGAACACGCCCTCGCCTGGCGGCTGGCCACCAGCGCATCGGTCACCAGCGTCGAGACGGCACCGGGGAACGCCGGGACGGACCAGCTCGGCCCGACCCACCCCATCGACACCACGTCCCCACACGAGGTCGCCGGACTCGCCGAACGCCGGGGCGCTGACCTCGTCGTCATCGGACCGGAGGCACCGCTCGTGGCGGGCGTCGCCGACGAGTTGCGACGTCGCGCGATCCCCGTGTTCGGTCCTTCCGCGGACGCGGCCCGCATCGAGGGCTCCAAGGCGTACGCCAAGGACGTGATGGCGGCGGCGGGCGTCCCGACGGGGTCGTACGGCGCCTTCACCGATGCCGCGGCGGCGAAGGAGACGCTCGAGGGGTACGCGCCACCCTACGTCGTGAAGGCCGACGGGCTCGCGGCGGGCAAGGGGGTGCGCATCTGCCCCACGCTGGACGAGGCCCACCGGGCCGTGGACGACGCGATCGTGCACCAGCAGTTCGGCGAGGCGGGTTCGCGGGTCGTCATAGAGGAGTACCTCGACGGCCCGGAGGCCTCCGTCTTCGGCATCGCCGCCGGCCGCGAGGTCGTGCTCCTGTCCCCGTCCCGCGACTTCAAGCGCGCTCTCGATGGCGACGGGGGGCCCAACACCGGCGGCATGGGTGCCTACACACCCCTCCAGGATCTCCCGGAGCCAGCCGCTCTGGTCGACCTCGTCTTCCGCCCCGTGCTCGCGGAGCTCGCGGAGCGCGGGACGCCGTACCACGGCCTGCTCTACGCCGGTCTGGTCCTGACCGCGACCGGCCCACAGGTCCTGGAGTTCAACTGCCGGTTCGGCGATCCCGAGACGCAGGTCGTGGTCCCGCGTATCGCCGGTGACTTCGGCGAGGTGCTGCGCACCGCGGCCGACGGCGACGTCTCGGGCCTTCACATCGACACGCACGAGGACGCGTTCGTCACGGTCGTGCTCGCCTCCGGCGGGTACCCCGAGGCGTACGAGACCGGGCGCCGCATCGACGGTCTCGACGACGCCGGAGGGGTCGCCGGCGCGACGGTCTTCCACGCTGGGACGCGCCGTGAGGATGGCGACATCGTCACCGCCGGTGGTCGTGTCCTCGCCGTCACGGGCCGGGGGCTCGACGTCGCATCGGCTCGTGCGACCGCCTACGAGGCGGCTGACCACATCCGCTGGCCCGGCCAGCATCGACGCAACGACATCGCACAGGAGGTAGCAGGATGA
- a CDS encoding pyridoxamine 5'-phosphate oxidase family protein: MGGGQVARTRISMTGDELDTFLREQRVMRIATVDEDGWPAVVPVWFWWDGEVIWVYNLDRAKRTARLEAGTRVAFVVDDGVEYGELRGVTGRVDHAFLDEDDVRDVVRQGIGDKYLGGQAMPRHDDHTWLRLTPRGGVNTWDFRKL; the protein is encoded by the coding sequence ATGGGAGGTGGGCAGGTGGCACGGACGCGCATCAGCATGACCGGCGACGAGCTCGACACCTTCCTGCGCGAGCAGCGGGTGATGCGCATCGCGACGGTCGACGAGGACGGCTGGCCGGCGGTGGTGCCGGTGTGGTTCTGGTGGGACGGCGAGGTCATCTGGGTCTACAACCTCGATCGCGCCAAACGCACGGCCCGACTCGAGGCCGGGACCAGGGTGGCGTTCGTGGTGGACGACGGCGTCGAGTACGGCGAGCTGCGGGGCGTGACGGGGCGGGTCGATCACGCGTTCCTCGACGAGGACGACGTGCGGGACGTGGTGCGCCAGGGCATCGGGGACAAGTACCTCGGAGGCCAGGCGATGCCGCGTCACGACGATCACACCTGGCTGCGCCTCACGCCCCGCGGCGGCGTCAACACGTGGGACTTCCGCAAGCTGTGA
- a CDS encoding aryl-sulfate sulfotransferase encodes MPSPRTYTAVAALVAAGAVAITTTTVLDRDDAAIVVRVAVDADPDNPLIGEVTLALDEPAAAALLVHAPDGIGWRVTSERPADDVSFPLLGLRPDTTYQLIAVIGEERTDLGEFATGSLPEHLPPMQAAVSEPGGMEPGLTLFNLMYEPPEGEDGIDDRGFLVAVDEAGEIVWYFQQEQAIEDVRRTEDGSLLFIHDETGVRDIAPTGELIGEWSGATALDVATEDESGRPVTTEDVIRVETDQMHHEVVELDSGNLLTLSRELREIEFPEPICDEAEVPFDGTYDVVGDTVVEFEPDTGAIVSEVSMFDLIDPLEILDRVVVPEWCGPYLERRYPDQWPVHDWTHANAVVLDEERNALLVSNRHTDTVDAIRYEDDEDGPAGELLWRLGEAGDFTLQEGGEWFYHQHAPQVLPDGSILIYDNGNRRVGTDLEDPERLPYSRAVIYELDEEAMTARQVWEHKLPPTEDGEPIYAPFVGDADAQPGGTVLITHGGLVHPPSHAPLISWARIVEVERDSGELVFDLTIREVPDGPGWAVYRAERIPTLYPDGYTVEPLDARA; translated from the coding sequence GTGCCCAGCCCCCGCACGTACACCGCCGTCGCCGCGCTCGTCGCCGCAGGAGCGGTCGCCATCACGACCACGACCGTGCTCGACCGCGACGATGCCGCGATCGTCGTGCGGGTCGCGGTCGACGCTGACCCGGACAACCCGCTCATCGGGGAGGTGACGCTCGCGCTCGACGAGCCCGCGGCCGCTGCCCTGCTCGTCCACGCACCGGACGGGATCGGCTGGCGGGTCACGAGCGAGCGCCCCGCCGACGACGTGAGCTTCCCGCTCCTCGGCCTGCGTCCGGACACGACCTACCAGCTCATCGCCGTCATCGGGGAAGAAAGGACTGACCTCGGCGAGTTCGCGACCGGGTCGCTGCCCGAGCACCTGCCGCCGATGCAGGCCGCGGTCAGCGAGCCTGGCGGCATGGAGCCGGGGCTGACGCTGTTCAACCTGATGTACGAGCCGCCCGAGGGCGAGGACGGGATCGACGACCGTGGTTTCCTCGTCGCCGTCGACGAGGCCGGCGAGATCGTCTGGTACTTCCAGCAGGAGCAGGCGATCGAGGACGTCCGTCGCACCGAGGACGGGTCGCTGCTGTTCATCCACGACGAGACCGGTGTCCGCGACATCGCCCCGACCGGCGAGCTGATCGGCGAGTGGAGCGGCGCCACGGCCCTCGACGTGGCGACCGAGGACGAATCGGGGCGCCCCGTCACGACCGAGGACGTCATCCGGGTCGAGACCGACCAGATGCACCACGAGGTCGTCGAGCTCGACAGCGGCAACCTGCTCACGCTGTCCCGCGAGCTGCGCGAGATCGAGTTCCCCGAGCCGATCTGCGACGAGGCCGAGGTGCCCTTCGACGGCACCTACGACGTCGTCGGTGACACCGTCGTGGAGTTCGAGCCCGATACGGGCGCGATCGTGAGCGAGGTGTCGATGTTCGACCTCATCGACCCGCTCGAGATCCTCGACCGCGTCGTCGTGCCGGAGTGGTGCGGCCCCTACCTGGAGCGGCGCTACCCCGACCAGTGGCCGGTCCACGACTGGACCCACGCCAACGCGGTCGTGCTCGACGAGGAGCGCAACGCCCTCCTCGTGTCGAACCGTCACACCGACACGGTCGATGCCATCCGCTACGAGGACGACGAGGACGGCCCCGCCGGCGAGCTGCTGTGGCGCCTCGGCGAGGCCGGCGACTTCACCCTCCAGGAGGGCGGCGAGTGGTTCTACCACCAGCACGCCCCGCAGGTCCTGCCCGACGGCTCGATCCTGATCTACGACAACGGCAACCGTCGCGTCGGCACCGACCTCGAGGATCCCGAGCGGCTGCCGTACTCGCGCGCGGTGATCTACGAGCTCGACGAGGAGGCGATGACCGCGCGTCAGGTGTGGGAGCACAAGCTGCCGCCGACCGAGGACGGCGAGCCCATCTACGCCCCGTTCGTGGGCGACGCCGACGCGCAGCCGGGGGGCACGGTCCTGATCACGCACGGCGGTCTCGTCCACCCGCCGTCGCACGCCCCGCTCATCTCGTGGGCGCGGATCGTCGAGGTCGAGCGCGACTCGGGCGAGCTGGTGTTCGACCTCACCATCCGCGAGGTCCCCGACGGGCCCGGCTGGGCGGTCTACCGCGCCGAGCGCATCCCGACCCTGTACCCCGACGGCTACACCGTCGAGCCCCTCGACGCCCGCGCCTAG
- a CDS encoding dodecin family protein gives MAVIKTIDLVGVSNESWRDAAAQALDEAAKTIRGIEGFHVLDTSAVVKDGDIAEYHTHIRIRFRLER, from the coding sequence ATGGCGGTCATCAAGACCATCGACCTCGTGGGGGTGTCGAACGAGTCGTGGCGGGACGCTGCGGCTCAGGCGCTCGACGAGGCGGCGAAGACGATCCGGGGGATCGAGGGCTTCCACGTCCTCGACACGTCAGCGGTCGTCAAGGACGGCGACATCGCCGAGTACCACACCCACATCCGCATCAGGTTCCGACTGGAGCGGTGA